From Arctopsyche grandis isolate Sample6627 chromosome 12, ASM5162203v2, whole genome shotgun sequence, one genomic window encodes:
- the LOC143919519 gene encoding uncharacterized protein LOC143919519, which translates to MVAQGYQRLVDNDASPVTSHSRTGSSPAMMGFGATLPPTSLQNSNNKATRTNTYPKLPERFRVRSPDSPVNPQTFSPTNNGQSKDPSQSNSQKSDQKIEDTGQSNQKEEEIIFF; encoded by the exons ATGGTCGCTCAAGGATATCAGCGACTGGTCGATAATGAT GCTTCACCGGTGACTTCTCACAGCCGAACTGGCAGTTCACCAGCCATGATGGGATTCGGAGCAACTCTCCCGCCAACTTCGCTGCAGAACTCTAATAACAAAGCTACTCG tACTAATACTTACCCGAAGTTGCCGGAACGCTTCCGCGTGAGGAGTCCCGACTCGCCCGTCAATCCTCAGACGTTTTCACCGACGAATAACGGTCAGTCGAAGGATCCGTCTCAGAGCAACAGCCAAAAGTCCGATCAAAAGATCGAAGACACCGGACAGTCCAATCAGAAAGAGGAGGAGATAATATTTTTCTGA